Proteins from a single region of Syngnathus typhle isolate RoL2023-S1 ecotype Sweden linkage group LG10, RoL_Styp_1.0, whole genome shotgun sequence:
- the si:ch211-269k10.4 gene encoding uncharacterized protein si:ch211-269k10.4: MACSHEKMEIQEIEQGLCEDVEKSPRMVRYQATKFEVDEIWTLHDLLRNRMEMLGFLQVVSGVPSVGIGLTLAVGLSINESLATLFRVSHMTGMLFIFAGIVSCMLERYPVLLSVSLIINSVCVIFALPGLGLIIADLTQWNHRKLDLMMAVELCILGLQLLVSIILCVWISKVKSGKNKPIC; the protein is encoded by the exons ATGGCTTGTTCACATGAGAAAATGGAAATCCAAGAAATTGAGCAAGGCCTGTGCGAAGATGTTGAGAAATCGCCGAGGATGGTACGGTACCAAGCCACAAAATTCGAAGTGGATGAGATTTGGACTTTGCATGACTTGCTCCGGAATAGAATGGAGATGTTGGGG TTCCTGCAGGTTGTTAGCGGAGTGCCCAGTGTTGGAATTGGTCTTACACTGGCCGTAGGCTTGAGTATAAACGAGTCGCTCGCCACGCTCTTCAGAGTTTCTCACATGACCGGAATGCTT TTCATTTTTGCAGGAATTGTTTCCTGCATGTTGGAAAGATATCCAGTATTGCTAAGT gtgtcCCTCATCATCAACAGCGTTTGTGTCATTTTTGCATTACCCGGCCTTGGTTTAATAATTGCTGACCTGACACAATGGAATCACAGAAAACTTGATTTGATG ATGGCGGTGGAACTTTGCATTTTGGGATTGCAGCTTCTGGTCAGTATAATTCTCTGCGTGTGGATCTCCAAAGTGAAAAGTGgcaaaaataaaccaatttgCTAA
- the LOC133160835 gene encoding uncharacterized protein LOC133160835 isoform X2: MRKTFVSDDSMIINIYIRKNSEGRGHVMPREFKCVFRDSFKVFAYNGFPKPLGAAQCLAGVMFFSLGLIYRPMLHADIFIILPSISFVLCGMLTYAAGSVPNMRVTKVSFCLNVISFLESAVLLCLCLLDLALNWRDVEHESKLQMGIGVTASVLLLVESLIALFLIYWESKAVCRQYFNSLPIIQLRQEEDKHDSTKQPDKIN, encoded by the exons ATGAGGAAGACGTTTGTGAGTGACGACTCCATGATCATCAATATTTACATCAGGAAAAATAGCGAAGGACGGGGCCACGTTATGCCCCGAGAATTTAAGTGTGTGTTCCGAGACTCTTTTAAGGTTTTTGCTTACAATGGATTCCCAAAACCTCTTGgg GCAGCACAATGTCTTGCTGGAGTGATGTTTTTCAGTCTTGGTCTGATATATCGTCCCATGCTACATGCTgacatttttatcattttaccAAGCATTTCG TTTGTGCTTTGTGGGATGTTGACCTATGCGGCGGGAAGTGTTCCCAACATGCGTGTG ACCAAGGTGTCATTCTGTCTGAACGTCATCAGCTTTCTGGAGTCCGCTGTGTTACTTTGTCTCTGTTTGCTCGACCTCGCCTTGAATTGGAGGGATGTCGAGCACGAGTCCAAG CTGCAAATGGGAATCGGGGTGACAGCTTCTGTCCTGCTTTTGGTGGAAAGCTTAATTGCCTTATTTCTGATCTACTGGGAGAGTAAAGCAGTGTGCAGGCAATATTTCAATTCGCTG CCCATTATTCAGCTGAGACAGGAGGAGGACAAACATGATTCAACAAAACAACCCGACAAGATCAACTGA
- the LOC133160835 gene encoding uncharacterized protein LOC133160835 isoform X1, producing MRKTFVSDDSMIINIYIRKNSEGRGHVMPREFKCVFRDSFKVFAYNGFPKPLGAAQCLAGVMFFSLGLIYRPMLHADIFIILPSISFVLCGMLTYAAGSVPNMRVVRGKCCFGWLRCFFFSEFVDLSIFYCTCQTKVSFCLNVISFLESAVLLCLCLLDLALNWRDVEHESKLQMGIGVTASVLLLVESLIALFLIYWESKAVCRQYFNSLPIIQLRQEEDKHDSTKQPDKIN from the exons ATGAGGAAGACGTTTGTGAGTGACGACTCCATGATCATCAATATTTACATCAGGAAAAATAGCGAAGGACGGGGCCACGTTATGCCCCGAGAATTTAAGTGTGTGTTCCGAGACTCTTTTAAGGTTTTTGCTTACAATGGATTCCCAAAACCTCTTGgg GCAGCACAATGTCTTGCTGGAGTGATGTTTTTCAGTCTTGGTCTGATATATCGTCCCATGCTACATGCTgacatttttatcattttaccAAGCATTTCG TTTGTGCTTTGTGGGATGTTGACCTATGCGGCGGGAAGTGTTCCCAACATGCGTGTGGTAAGGGGAAAATGTTGCTTTGGATGgctgagatgtttttttttctcagagttTGTGGATTTGAGTATTTTTTATTGCACTTGCCAGACCAAGGTGTCATTCTGTCTGAACGTCATCAGCTTTCTGGAGTCCGCTGTGTTACTTTGTCTCTGTTTGCTCGACCTCGCCTTGAATTGGAGGGATGTCGAGCACGAGTCCAAG CTGCAAATGGGAATCGGGGTGACAGCTTCTGTCCTGCTTTTGGTGGAAAGCTTAATTGCCTTATTTCTGATCTACTGGGAGAGTAAAGCAGTGTGCAGGCAATATTTCAATTCGCTG CCCATTATTCAGCTGAGACAGGAGGAGGACAAACATGATTCAACAAAACAACCCGACAAGATCAACTGA
- the ptdss1a gene encoding phosphatidylserine synthase 1: protein MASMYSRGSRTLSKDDVNYRMHFRMINEQQVEDITIEFFYRPHTITLLTCTVLCLTYFAFVRDDGNHDSNVWVGLILVISFFLVISVLAFPNGPFTRPHPAIWRIVFGLSVLYFLFLVFIIFLNWQQVKQLMYWLDPNLRYAKREADVMEYAVNCHVITWERILSHFDIFAFSHFWGWGMKALLIRSYGLCWTISITWELTELFFMHLLPNFAECWWDQVILDILLCNGGGIWLGMTVCRFLEMRTYHWASIKDIHTTTGKIKRAVLQFTPASWTYVRWLDPKSSLQRVMGVYLFMIIWQLTELNTFFLKHIFVFPASHALSWCRILFVGIITAPTVRQYYAYLTDTQCKRVGTQCWVFGAIAFLEALACIKFGQELFSKTQILYVILWLLCLAFITFLCLFGMVSCAENYGPRGKRSSECEDANFEFSDDAPEDLKGEIEVAGPKSRLRKKKSAKLNSVNGVENQ from the exons ATGGCGTCAATGTACAGCCGAGGGTCGCGTACCCTAAGCAAGGATGACGTGAACTACAGGATGCATTTCCGAATGATAAACGAACAGCAGGTGGAGGACATAACCATAGAGTTCTTCTACCGGCCGCACACCATCACGCTGCTAACGTGCACGGTGCTCTGTCTGACGTACTTCGCCTTCGTGAG AGATGATGGAAATCATGACAGTAATGTTTGGGTTGGTTTGATTCTGGTGATCTCTTTCTTCCTTGTTATCAGCGTTTTGGCATTTCCCAATG GTCCATTCACTCGACCTCATCCAGCGATATGGAGAATAGTCTTTG GTCTGAGTGTGCTGTACTTCCTCTTCCTGgttttcatcatcttcctgaaCTGGCAGCAGGTTAAACAGTTAATGTACTGGCTTGATCCGAACCTGCGCTACGCCAAGAGGGAGGCAGATGTAATG GAGTACGCAGTCAACTGCCATGTCATCACCTGGGAGAGAATTCTCAGCCATTTTGACATCTTTGCGTTCAGCCATTTTTGGGGTTGGGGCATGAAGGCCCTCCTGATCCGAAGCTACGGCCTCTGCTGGACCATCAGTATTACCTGGGAGCTCACCGAG CTCTTCTTCATGCATCTGCTGCCTAACTTTGCCGAGTGCTGGTGGGACCAGGTGATTCTGGACATCCTCTTGTGTAACGGCGGGGGCATCTGGCTGGGCATGACGGTGTGCCGCTTTCTGGAGATGAGAACGTACCACTGGGCCAGTATTAA GGACATTCACACCACCACGGGCAAGATCAAGCGAGCAGTTTTACAGTTCACGCCAGCCAGCTGGACCTATGTGCGCTGGCTGGATCCAAAGTCTTCCCTGCAGCGAGTGATGGGCGTCTATCTCTTCATGATCATCTGGCAG CTGACGGAGCTAAACACGTTTTTCCTCAAGCACATATTCGTCTTTCCGGCAAGCCACGCCCTCAGCTGGTGTCGGATCCTGTTCGTCGGCATCATCACCGCGCCAACCGTCAG GCAGTATTACGCGTATCTCACAGACACCCAGTGTAAGAGAGTTGGAACTCAGTGTTGGGTGTTTGG GGCTATAGCCTTCCTCGAGGCGCTGGCGTGTATCAAATTCGGACAGGAGCTGTTTTCCAAAACCCAGATCCTCTACGTGATCCTCTGGCTGCTGTGTTTG GCCTTCATTACGTTCCTGTGTTTGTTTGGGATGGTGTCGTGCGCAGAAAACTATGGCCCAAGAGGAAAG AGATCGTCCGAATGCGAGGACGCCAATTTTGAGTTTTCTGACGATGCACCGGAAGATCTTaaag GAGAGATTGAAGTGGCAGGCCCAAAAAGTAGactgagaaaaaagaaatcagcgAAGCTCAACTCCGTTAATGGCGTGGAGAACCAGTAG
- the LOC133160799 gene encoding E3 ubiquitin-protein ligase NHLRC1-like has product MTDSCRRQGEITRPEGTLREIRINLLECKVCFEKFNTQQAERRPQNLSCGHVLCVECVGALSHPLQRKLECPFCRQLCPVDATSHCQPLCDLQELLLFTPDKQDEEEASGVSGKTLQLTLTFGGWGTLINPTGLAVMPSSGTLFVVHEGEKSVVVFTPQGKKRHAFGKRGHAADEVRYPVDVAVTSCGHVVVTDAGDKSVKVFTSRGNPVITVKAGFLMPWGVDTDSNGRILVSDVQAGTLSRIKVDYKHGVTLEEGTVASQLDNPKAVACCRTNCHTAVMEHVTEHIRKQSYSRLTVFTPDFHILYQTDNLSLSLTASVTINMSAVTFDRNGHLLVVDSHRGMIWTFGRVQSGAALALLVAEHLIRPVGLVPLNNTLMIVDGGDHTVKLYS; this is encoded by the coding sequence ATGACGGACAGCTGCCGGAGGCAAGGCGAGATTACGAGACCCGAGGGCACGTTGCGAGAGATCCGGATCAACTTGCTTGAGTGTAAAGTCTGCTTTGAAAAGTTCAACACTCAGCAGGCCGAGCGTAGACCGCAGAACCTGTCGTGCGGTCACGTTCTGTGTGTGGAATGCGTGGGGGCTCTGTCCCACCCTCTCCAGAGGAAGCTGGAGTGCCCCTTCTGTCGACAGCTGTGCCCTGTTGACGCCACCTCCCACTGTCAGCCTCTTTGTGACCTCCAGGAGCTGCTCTTGTTCACTCCTGACAAACAAGATGAAGAGGAGGCCTCAGGTGTGAGTGGCAAAACCTTACAACTCACTTTGACCTTCGGCGGCTGGGGGACTCTTATTAATCCGACTGGATTGGCGGTGATGCCATCCTCAGGGACTTTGTTTGTGGTGCATGAAGGTGAGAAGAGCGTGGTGGTGTTTACTCCTCAAGGGAAGAAGCGGCACGCTTTTGGAAAAAGAGGACACGCCGCTGACGAGGTTCGTTACCCGGTGGATGTGGCGGTGACCTCCTGCGGTCACGTGGTGGTGACCGACGCGGGCGATAAATCCGTCAAGGTGTTTACATCCAGGGGAAACCCTGTGATCACGGTTAAGGCTGGCTTCTTGATGCCGTGGGGGGTGGACACGGATAGCAACGGGCGCATCTTGGTCTCGGACGTCCAGGCGGGAACGCTATCCCGCATTAAGGTGGACTACAAACATGGCGTCACACTGGAGGAGGGAACGGTGGCTTCGCAACTGGACAATCCGAAAGCCGTGGCCTGCTGCAGGACCAACTGTCACACGGCGGTGATGGAGCATGTGACCGAGCACATAAGGAAGCAAAGTTACTCCAGACTGACCGTGTTCACTCCAGACTTCCACATTCTTTATCAGACGGATAATTTAAGTCTGAGCCTGACTGCCTCGGTCACCATAAACATGTCCGCTGTGACCTTTGACAGAAACGGACACCTGCTTGTCGTCGACTCACATCGAGGGATGATTTGGACTTTTGGGAGGGTGCAAAGCGGTGCTGCCCTCGCTCTTCTCGTGGCAGAGCACCTCATTCGACCTGTTGGATTGGTGCCACTTAACAATACTCTTATGATTGTGGATGGT